tcaAAACTTTAGTAGCTAATATTAGTAACCAATTTATAATCGAATTcacaaactaattataatttcttattcaTAATAATGACTATTTTATATAccaataatttgtaatttataaagTAGTGTCTAGattagttattataataattaattattttttatctttaaaattgatTGGTATTTAAGGATTTCTTTTAGTGACTCTCggttactttaattttatatgaacCAAACTCTTTAATAGTTTCTTTATTTGCATTTAAATGATGAGTTTCTTTTATCAACATTAAATACAAGAATTAAAATGTCAAAATTGATTATCGGTTATTTGTTGTTAGAGactcaaaaataatatattttacgtTTATTGTTAATAACCTATAAAAACACATGCACATACGCGTATGTAATGACCACTAAAAATATATGCACATACGTGTGTGTAATGACCACTAgaaacacatgcacacacgcgtATCTAACGACCACTAGAAACTCATGCACAGCATGTTTTCCACTTTTTTATTggaataacaaaaaataatttgtattatgattaaaaaaaatattagatttaaaaatcataaaataatagttataaaataatttttttaataattttatcacatataatcttttattttacgtagttaattttgttaatgTCTTATTtaagtttgagttttttttatggataatAATGGTTAAATCtagttaaagtaaaaaaaaaaattgagaccaAAAGAACAAATCAAAAGCAATTAActaatatttgtataattaaaatttattttattttttgaaaatgggaataacaaataaatttattcccATTTTGATAGAGAAATATCACATTGAGAAtgtgtataaatataaataatactcAATATTTTTGATTGGGTATGGAATGAGGATGAGTATGTAAATATTTGCATGTCCTCTTTTCCATATCCATCCTAATACCCATATCCACTCTTATTTTCGTCTCCATTTAAATGACTAAAATActcatttattatatatatatatatatatatatatatatatatatatatatatatatatatatatatatatatatatatatattatttttagtctttagttttataaaattttctttttcttttagttacacttttttttcttttctaattatttgatttaCCATGAAATCAATTCACATTTTCAAACATTTGTGTAGTTATATACATTACAAATAATgtatgtaaattaaatattttttatcttatatttaaatatttctacttctattttaatattttatttattgtttttttacatGACAAGTGTTCAATAACATAAACCCTTCACAAACTAAGTAACATaaaatttttatcttctttatttttattcttaatttttgtttcattttaataattctttttgtTTCTCATGATATTTAATACTGAATGTGTCtcatgaaatttaataaatgtgttggttcttataaaatttgatgtgatagtctaatttaaaatgtatataattataatttatttttagatatataatattaaagaaatgtgaatacattttatattaatattgaatatttgataatattatatttcttttataagaattttttattaatttataaaaattaattaattgatattgaaacagtaaaaaattaagtataaatatgAGTATATATTCATTGAATTTAGGTATGaggatgaaaatgatttttttttttaaatgcatgTAGAATTATGAAACTCGTTCATGCGTACTTGACAACTCACGTTTAAATaccaataaatataaacatttcacatttaagaatttaaacaaatatttagacttacactagtaaaaaaagaggATTTAAACTCGCATAATAGGTTTCGGTTTAGGAGCAACCGAAGCCTATCAGaacgcggtggcattttcgtagaTTAATCGAACTTTTATACCTCGGTTATAtgggaaccgaggcatatacaccATATGACCTCGGTTAAAGTACCAACCGGTGCTTAATACTCTGAAAATTTCTGCAGATTTAACTTTTGAGTCTGACAACTTTTTGAACCCTGATATACTGCCTTGGTTCAGTGTGGGACCCGAGGCATGTGCACAATATGACCTCGGTTAAATGGGCACCCGAGGCATATACTTCAAAAGGCTTCTGCCTTTCCTCTTTCTCTGCGTCCTGCACAGCTGCTGCCCATCTCTCTTTTCCCATCTCTCTTCACCGCAAAGCCCATCTCTCTTTTCCCATCTCTCTTCACCGCAAAGGGCAATTTCTCCTTTCCTCTACTTCGTCGCACAATGAGAGAAGGCAACATGAGGCGTTCGTGGTGGCTCGCAGCGGCGCTCGTGGTGGCTCGCAGCGGCGCTCGTGGTGGCTCGTGGAGGCGCGACGATCTGGTGCGGCGAGGTCGTAGTGACTGTGCGAGGACGTTGGTCGTCCTGATTCGCGACGCAAAGGGGAGGCTCCCCTTCTCTTTTCTGTTGCTGCTCCGCCGCACAGTGAGAGAAGGTGCGGCGGCGTTCGTGGTGGCTCGCAACGGTGCTCGTGGTGGCCCGCAACGGTGCTCGTGGTGGCTCGTGGAGGCGCAACGATGGTGCGGCGAGGTCGCGGTGACTGTGCGAGGACGTTGGTCTTCCTGATTCACAGCGCAAAGGGGAGCTGTGCGAGTGACCTCCAGCGACAACGACGAGGGTGAAGGGCTAGGTATCTGATGAAGGCAGCGTCAAGAACGGAACTTTGGTGCTGATTCTGCGATTCTACGATTTAGGGATTGGGTTTCTACAATTTATGGATTGGGTTTCTACGATTTAGGGATTGGGTTGTTCTTAAATTTTTGGGGTTGTATATGGCTTTCGATTCTGCGATTCTGCGTTTCTGCGATTCTGCGTTTCTGCGATTCTCATTTCTACGATTGCTGTGGCTGAGATATTCGATcttgtggtggtggtggtggtcgGTGGTGGTCGGCGGTGTGATCATACTACCTCGGTTCCTTTTAAACAGAGGTTAAATACACGTTATTTTGACTCGGTTCACATTCGAGGCATAAAAGTGGAGGCTTTTTACCTCGTCTTCTTATACCTCGGGTCAATAACCGGTGCCTATAGGCAAAAGTAACCGGTGCCATTGCCTCTGATTGTACTAGTTTTACAATTAGTGTAATAACTTCACctattaaaagtgaaaattacTTACTATTCACTTTAAAggtttttttctcataaataaatttacaaaatatgcTAATTTGGATCctatcacaaaaagaaaaaattgaccATTCATCCCATGATGAAAAATGTGTTGAGAAAACTAATTAAACCACTTTTCAATTGCctaaaaattttctatttacctaattttttttaaaaaatgtttaacttcGTTATCTTAGTTAAAACAATTCCAGTTACTTTGATTATATGAACcaaattttaatagttttccatgtttatatttaaataatgagTTTCTTTTATCATCTTTAGAGGACaactagattttgaaatttgaaattgatatcGATTATTCGTGGTTATAGATTTAAACAATACTATTTTTACCATCCAATAgaaacacatgcacacataagTGTATGTAATGTCACCAGAAACGTATGTATAACACGTGTTTGtacttttttattacaataacagaaaatttaaaaaaaaaatactatgatcaataaagtaaaaaatattagatttaaaaaatatatgtacataagaaatatttacaaaataaatcgtttttataattttatcatatataatttttttttatcttaggTAGTTAACTGagtttaatgtattttttatttaaacttgagttctttttctttatcaacaataatggtaaagttaaaaaaaaaaaaaagaactagaggctaaaatttaaaaaaaaaaaaagaaaaagagcaaaTCAAATGAAAAGGTACCAACTAGGTTTTGGATGATTAAAGCTAATTTAGTTTATTGAAAACTCAtgttttaacaatattttatatggaGATACTCATATATTAACATAGATAGAGATAGAGTTGATACCAAGATATTAgaataatagtataaaaatagAGATAACATATATTCAATCAACTCGgatatacatatattaattatctttattttgaatATGTTCTTTATTTATGAAcctaaaaaaacttataaataaaaaatattacataggGATAAATACTCAATTCTCTTTCAATCAATTATTTTACAACGatatattctttaaattattactaaCTTAACAttagaaaattttctattaaatatattgaGGTTAAGAATTTAATCTATATGGTTTCATGATCAAAATGTATGATTTTCTCAtgtatgatttttattattgcTTGTATGCACTTAAGTGATTAATATCCATATATCATGTATCTTAATGAAAGTAAGAAGTTTGGTAAATACAAAGGTCAAATATAACATTAGACGTGTCTAAGAAATAGATGAGTCAAGGTGTTAAATAAGTCTAACACTAGTAATCATAAAGTTTGAAGCATTAAATGACCCAAGTCATTATATCTTGGTATTCATCACAAAACATTAGACGACTAAagtgttagaatatttaaatgatagaataaattataatgcGCTTCGTTATTATGAATGATTTATTCTCTGAATGATAATGTAAATTGATATATTGATCTAAGTGTgttgaaacaaaaaattaagtatatgaattttaaatgtttatgaaaattatCTTGTGATAATTACAttttggaagaagaaagttttgGAATCAAATGGTGAAGCAATTCGAGCACTaagcaaatattttatatgactaataaattaattgtttgattgatgattaaatattattattgctCTAACAATTTAAATGCATAATCTAATTGCATAAGTTTTCTTAACAGGACAATTATAAATGTTGAAGAAATATTAGAATTCAAATCAAGTATCAGCTCAATTATAAAAGGAAATGAGATATCCTAGAGCATAATTTGATTCAGAATTGAAGAATGATGTTCAAGGTTCAAGCTGAAAATTGAATTGAAGAATTGATAAATCATTTCATATCAAGGAGATTATAATGAAGAGTTGCAATTCAATATATCAACGACTATCAAATGTAACAATTATATAAAGGATGCAAAACCTTATGAGAAGAAGtatgaaagaaaacaaacaaagagaATTGAGAAAGATCAAAGTGTTGAGAAACTATCATATCATTAGTGAATAATTAGTGAATTGGGTTGAGAGCTTACAAATTGTATTTCACTCAGTGAAGTTGTAACCTGTGAGATGTATTGTACACTCTCGTTGTGACAGTCTTTTATGATTATTCATTGTAATTGAGAGTTTTTAAGGAGGGGATTAAGAAGGATTCTTGAAGAGGTTGATACTTTATGTAGTTTAGAGAGGTTTATACTTATGTTTCTTGAAGAGGATAAACTTGTGAACTTGGAGAGAAGTATCATTATAACCTAGAGAGGTTAATATTCTCTTACTAGGTAAAGTTTTTTATTAGTAGAATTTCATAAGCATGTTACTTAAAAGATTTTACATAGTCTTCAAGTGACGGTGAAccattataaatttgtttaggacattttctctttccttaCACTTTTAATTAGACTAGTTAAGTAATttgcatttttatatttatgaacatagttttttaatttattttaagactCTATTCATCCCCTTCTAGAGTCACTTTACACCAATAGTTAAAACAACATATAggattttcaaaaataaaaaactcattATTAGACTAAAAAACCCATCACTAATGTACTTTGAATTCACACCTTTGGttgacattaataataattaaatagtcAAAGGCTTGATACTACAAAAGGTCATGGAATTTCGACATTGGCCACAAAATTCCAAAATGATTGTTGTTAAAAAACAGTCTCAAACTTTATTACTCAAGAATAAATCAAACCCGCTCATACATAACTCGATTTACTTGCACCTCATTGTTCCTTTCAAGCTTAAGAAtaggggtgttgctccctccacctcctcagtcttctccctccacctccccaattttctataattccaattatatcctaaagttaaatttttttacttttattattttaatattttaatttatttaaatttactttttctatttaCTGCCTGCACCTACCATTTGATCTTTCATTTCCATTTCCGTCTAAGAATCTCTCTTCCGTCTGCAACCTCTCTCTCACTTCTCACTTCCGTCTGCAACCTCTCCAGTTTCAGTtttctttctccatttctttgtttttcattttcgtAGAAGACCGTTTGGTGTGGAGCAGCACTGGTGCGGAGGAAGCCGTTCATCTAGCGTGGAGGAGCAAGATCTGCGGCGTTCAGGTTCAGGTTGGTTCTCCTTTCACCGTCCTTTCTGTTTCTCGGCTTCACTGTGCACGAAAGGCCAAAACGGATGTGGGACATCCGTTTGCCTTCGACGGATGTCCGACTTTCGTCgacggatgtgggatatccgttgaaggccaatcggatatcccacatccgtttcGGCCCtgctgcattttttttaatattttaattgtttttaaattattataactggaatatatagttatatatttgatatatttattgttaattttttttagattttcttttacttagattattatttgaatattttataaatttttttatttgtagtttctaaataaattgattaagaattagatacgaaaacttttatatatttaaattatttttatttcttaaaataaatattatcaatttaatttatttaatattagtaaatttgtatttgtatttattttatttatagtaaatttgtatttgtaataataattaatttaataataattaaatggaaatgtatttaaatatatttttttaattaattagctaattgtttcttttattttattttgaattgcattttttatagtttattaatgatatttgaaacaataattttcttaatttttgaaattaaataaagaaattattgttAGAAATGGCAAGAACACGTGGTGCATCTTTTAATTCTCGAGGTGAGAGTTCTCGAGGAGAGAGTTCGTCGCAGGGCAAAGCTTGGAGAAGACCTACCGTTTCTACTCGTAGAAGTCGGGCAGCTCCTATCCAGCATGACCCCATAGCTGAGGAGCGAGCCGTTGAGGAACAAACATATGAGGCGTATGAGACTCATGGTGAAGAGAATGCATTTGAGGCCCCTAACGATGATGACGATGAGGAGGAGCATGCAGATGTTCATGACATACAAAAGGATGTCGGTGGATTTCCTGGAGGTCCACACGATCATTCATTGCTGACgcactatgttcagcatgtAGCTTATGCTATTTCCAAAGGCCGGGTgagtgcaaaaataaaatttattttattatttttttaatagaaattttattaaatattgatgtgtAGGATCGAGGGTACACACTGAAGTTGATCTCCCAcggaaaaaaagtaaataagttaggACCATGCCACGAGGGGATTCAAGACATTGTGTTGAATTCCAGTTTGATGCCTCTTACAGGGATTTGTTATGATTACGTTGATAAGGGGTTACTCCTCGGATTCATAGAGAGGTGGCATTTTGAGACCAGTAGTTTCCATCTCCCTATAGGGGAGATGTCGATTACTCTTGATGACGTCTCGACATTACTTCACCTGCCCGTGATGGGACAAATGTGTGATTTGGAGGAGTTGGAGTTTGAGGAGGCTCGTACAGCCCTTGTGCAACTGCTCGGCATTGATGGTGGCACAGCAGGTGCTGAGATGGAGGACGCACGTGGTCCGAAAGTCAGAGTCAGCTGGCTTAGAGAGCTATATGTTCAGAGGTGTGAGTCGCAGCATTGGGACTATGCTGCTAGAGCATATTTGTTGCATCTAGTAGGATGTACGATTTTTGCAAATAAGAGTGCCAGTTCTATACGCGTGTCTTACTTATTGTTATTTAGAGACGTACACGCGTGTGGCAGATATGCTTGGGGTGTTGCTGCACACGCCTATTTGTACGAGCAGCTCGGGGATGCGAGTCTCGCGTCCACGAAGCAGATGGCTGGATATTTGACTCTATTTCAGGTACAATTATAACTTTGAcatttatttcatgtatttatttccaTGTTCGAACATGgatgtaatttaattgaataattatttttttagagttgGATATACGAACATTTCCCTGGCTTGGGGAGGAGGCGATTGGTGACTTCTTACGATGATACCACACCACGTGCCATGAGGTGGCAGAGCCCTAGACAGAGTTCCACTCTCGCAGAGATTCGGTCACAGTTGGATGCGCTGACATACAGTGGAGTTGTATGGCATCCGTATGAGGGGCATCGAGGCATTCGGCCATTCTTCGGCATCTGTATGTATTCTGGATGGATTCGAATTGGTGACACCCTTTGTCGTCATTTGCCTGAGCGTGTGCTGAGGCAATTTGGGTTTCAGCAAGACATTCCACGATCACCGACTACGGTTCCAGATGCAGATGTAATGGCCATTGATCATATGTGGTTGCACTTCAGAGCTCACGTTGTGAGTAATGTCAGACATGCAGCATCCCCTTCTGACTGTGTTGATGGGTACATTCAGTGGTTCAGGAGGGTTTCACATCcttatattattgttgttgcaCATGACGCGCGACCGGCTCTTGCGCCTAGACAGCGCCCCGATGTTCCACAGGAGGCACAACCCCATCGTAGATCGTCTCCACCTTCACCATCTGGCGCCCtggtatattatttttcattgcttatattattaaattttgatcaccttgtttatttaattgtttgatataattataatgcagGCTAGATTTAGGCGAATGGCGAGAATGTTACAGTCCTTGATGTCGTGTCGTCATGTCACCGAGGGTACTGTTGCACATCAGGTGTCAGTGGACCTGCTTCAGATTGCTAATGAAGGCATCGACGAATATTCCACGACTAGGAGAGAGCAGAGGCATGTGCGTGGTAGACGGTCGACGTCTAATTGATAGGACTTTCTATTTCGTTTTTTCATTATGTA
This sequence is a window from Vigna angularis cultivar LongXiaoDou No.4 chromosome 2, ASM1680809v1, whole genome shotgun sequence. Protein-coding genes within it:
- the LOC128195265 gene encoding protein MAINTENANCE OF MERISTEMS-like; the encoded protein is MARTRGASFNSRGESSRGESSSQGKAWRRPTVSTRRSRAAPIQHDPIAEERAVEEQTYEAYETHGEENAFEAPNDDDDEEEHADVHDIQKDVGGFPGGPHDHSLLTHYVQHVAYAISKGRDRGYTLKLISHGKKVNKLGPCHEGIQDIVLNSSLMPLTGICYDYVDKGLLLGFIERWHFETSSFHLPIGEMSITLDDVSTLLHLPVMGQMCDLEELEFEEARTALVQLLGIDGGTAGAEMEDARGPKVRVSWLRELYVQRCESQHWDYAARAYLLHLVGCTIFANKSASSIRVSYLLLFRDVHACGRYAWGVAAHAYLYEQLGDASLASTKQMAGYLTLFQSWIYEHFPGLGRRRLVTSYDDTTPRAMRWQSPRQSSTLAEIRSQLDALTYSGVVWHPYEGHRGIRPFFGICMYSGWIRIGDTLCRHLPERVLRQFGFQQDIPRSPTTVPDADVMAIDHMWLHFRAHVVSNVRHAASPSDCVDGYIQWFRRVSHPYIIVVAHDARPALAPRQRPDVPQEAQPHRRSSPPSPSGALARFRRMARMLQSLMSCRHVTEGTVAHQVSVDLLQIANEGIDEYSTTRREQRHVRGRRSTSN